One part of the Lapillicoccus jejuensis genome encodes these proteins:
- a CDS encoding DUF1772 domain-containing protein has protein sequence MNRAALVALQAVTAVLSGGTAVVYVVLSARTMPRLAVLADRVGIERMQHINRVALQPPFMTCFFGAALGSVVLVALVVAGRGGPAAGVAVAAALLYLAGFGLTVAYHVPLNDRLARLDPGALDSVAVWRAYLVGWTRANTVRAVLSAGCALLLVGAAVGSARSGR, from the coding sequence GTGAACCGGGCCGCCCTCGTCGCCCTGCAGGCCGTGACGGCCGTCCTCTCGGGGGGCACCGCGGTCGTGTACGTCGTGCTGTCCGCCCGGACCATGCCCCGGCTGGCCGTCCTCGCCGACCGGGTCGGCATCGAGCGGATGCAGCACATCAACCGCGTCGCCCTCCAGCCGCCGTTCATGACCTGCTTCTTCGGTGCGGCGCTCGGGTCGGTCGTCCTCGTGGCGCTCGTCGTCGCGGGCCGCGGCGGGCCCGCCGCGGGGGTGGCGGTGGCCGCCGCGCTGCTCTACCTCGCCGGCTTCGGGCTGACCGTGGCCTACCACGTGCCGCTCAACGACCGCCTGGCCCGGCTGGACCCCGGCGCCCTCGACTCCGTCGCGGTCTGGCGCGCCTACCTGGTGGGGTGGACCCGCGCCAACACGGTGCGGGCCGTCCTGTCGGCCGGCTGCGCGCTCCTGCTCGTCGGCGCCGCCGTCGGGTCGGCCCGGTCGGGTCGCTGA
- a CDS encoding MFS transporter, with product MSERAVDPSRPSASARGHRVHPAWWVAAVVFLAIFGAAGFRAAPGALMVPLHDEFGWSTTVMSAAVSVNLLLFGLMAPFAAALMDRLGIRLVVSGALTLIALGSAGSVVMTASWQLFVFWGLLIGTGTGSMALVLAATVTNRWFVRRRGLVMGVLTAGSATGQLVILPPVAALADGVGWRVASLVIGGVALLAVPLVWLVVRDHPADRGALPYGADEATYVAPPVATGGAFARAVDGLRYAVRQRAFWALAAAFAICGATTNGLIGVHFIPSAHDHGMPETTAAGLLAVVGVFDIVGTIASGWLTDSVDPRLLLLAYYAFRGVGLLLLPSLLSATMHPSMVLFVVVYGLDWVATVPPTAALCRELFGERGTIVFGWVFASHQVGAALAAFAAGVVRDTFGTYSYAFWGGAALCGVAAVVSLLARPRPAAALADA from the coding sequence ATGTCCGAGCGGGCCGTGGACCCGAGCCGTCCGTCGGCGAGCGCGCGGGGCCACCGGGTCCACCCGGCCTGGTGGGTGGCCGCGGTCGTCTTCCTCGCGATCTTCGGGGCCGCCGGCTTCCGTGCCGCCCCCGGCGCCCTCATGGTCCCGCTGCACGACGAGTTCGGCTGGTCGACGACGGTGATGTCGGCGGCGGTGAGCGTCAACCTCCTGCTCTTCGGGCTGATGGCCCCGTTCGCGGCGGCGCTGATGGACCGGCTGGGGATCCGCCTCGTCGTCTCGGGGGCCCTGACGCTCATCGCGCTCGGGTCCGCCGGCAGCGTCGTCATGACCGCCTCCTGGCAGCTGTTCGTGTTCTGGGGCCTGCTCATCGGGACCGGGACGGGGTCGATGGCGCTGGTCCTCGCCGCCACCGTGACCAACCGATGGTTCGTCCGACGCCGTGGCCTCGTCATGGGCGTCCTCACGGCCGGCAGCGCGACGGGCCAGCTCGTCATCCTGCCGCCGGTCGCGGCCCTCGCCGACGGGGTCGGCTGGCGGGTCGCGTCGCTCGTCATCGGCGGCGTCGCGCTGCTCGCGGTGCCGCTGGTGTGGCTCGTCGTCCGCGACCACCCCGCCGACCGCGGCGCCCTCCCCTACGGCGCCGACGAGGCGACGTACGTCGCCCCTCCGGTCGCCACCGGGGGCGCGTTCGCGCGGGCGGTCGACGGCCTGCGGTACGCCGTCCGGCAGCGCGCCTTCTGGGCGCTGGCGGCCGCGTTCGCCATCTGCGGCGCGACGACGAACGGCCTCATCGGCGTGCACTTCATCCCCTCCGCGCACGACCACGGGATGCCCGAGACGACCGCCGCCGGGCTGCTCGCCGTCGTGGGGGTCTTCGACATCGTCGGCACGATCGCGTCGGGGTGGCTCACCGACAGCGTCGACCCGCGGCTGCTGCTGCTCGCCTACTACGCGTTCCGGGGCGTCGGGCTGCTCCTGCTGCCCTCGCTGCTCAGCGCGACGATGCACCCGAGCATGGTGCTGTTCGTCGTCGTCTACGGGCTCGACTGGGTGGCCACGGTCCCGCCCACCGCAGCGCTGTGCCGCGAGCTCTTCGGCGAGCGCGGCACCATCGTCTTCGGCTGGGTCTTCGCCTCGCACCAGGTCGGCGCGGCGCTCGCCGCGTTCGCCGCCGGCGTCGTCCGCGACACCTTCGGCACCTACAGCTATGCCTTCTGGGGCGGCGCAGCCCTGTGCGGCGTCGCGGCCGTCGTGTCGCTCCTCGCCCGGCCCCGGCCCGCAGCCGCACTCGCGGACGCCTGA
- a CDS encoding ParB/RepB/Spo0J family partition protein, producing the protein MPMTEKCSLDRPSGRAFWWTPTLWAASGSLPVRPVPVSDFPELDEDCWFSGRAPSVREVAEHARRIERADLAHPVILSAAGELMDGGHRLAKAWLLGLKHVDAVRFAVDPEPDWVES; encoded by the coding sequence ATGCCGATGACCGAGAAGTGCTCGCTCGATCGACCGTCCGGTCGCGCGTTCTGGTGGACACCGACCCTCTGGGCGGCGTCGGGTTCTCTGCCGGTGCGTCCCGTGCCCGTCTCCGACTTCCCGGAGCTCGATGAGGACTGCTGGTTCAGCGGGCGCGCGCCGAGCGTGCGGGAGGTCGCCGAGCACGCGCGCCGCATCGAGAGGGCGGACCTCGCCCACCCCGTCATCCTCTCTGCAGCCGGTGAGCTGATGGACGGCGGGCACCGGCTGGCCAAGGCGTGGTTGCTCGGCCTGAAGCATGTCGACGCCGTCCGGTTCGCCGTCGACCCCGAGCCCGACTGGGTCGAGTCCTGA
- a CDS encoding phosphoenolpyruvate carboxykinase (GTP): MTIETSRQHGHGQDHSGRDAGPERDKPVGGTTHAGLQAWVDEVAALTTPDEVVWVTGSQQEWTRLTDKLVAAGTFTRLDPEKKPNSFHAASDPTDVARVEDRTYICSVDERDAGPTNNWMAPEEMKEIMRGLYAGCMTGRTMYVVPFVMGHLNAEHPMFGVEITDSEYVVVSMRVMARTGVSVLRRIEELDADYVPALHSLGAPLQPGQADVPWPCNETKYIVQFPEQRMIWSYGSGYGGNALLGKKCYALRIASVMARDEGWLAEHMLILKLTSPEQQTYYVAAAFPSACGKTNLAMLAPTIPGWTVETLGDDIAWMRFGEDGRLYAVNPEFGFFGVAPGTNEHTNPNAMRTINLGNSVFTNVALTDDGDVWWEGLENTPAHATSWKGEDWTPDSGELSAHANSRYCTPIEQCPILADEYHDPQGVPISAIFFGGRRRDTVPLVTESRDWVHGTFMGATLSSETTAAATGQVGVVRRDPMAMLPFIGYDAADYFQHWIDLGKDADATKLPRIFYVNWFRRDDDGDFLWPGFGENARVLKWAIERMEGKAAAVETPIGHVPTPEALDTTGLEMTPEQVEAALAVDPEEWKQEIPQIEEWFARFEGNLPTQLQVELDGLKARLGLL, from the coding sequence ATGACGATCGAGACGAGCCGGCAGCACGGCCACGGGCAGGACCACTCCGGACGCGACGCCGGCCCGGAGCGCGACAAGCCCGTCGGGGGCACGACGCACGCCGGGCTGCAGGCCTGGGTCGACGAGGTCGCCGCCCTCACCACCCCCGACGAGGTCGTCTGGGTCACGGGGTCCCAGCAGGAGTGGACCCGCCTCACCGACAAGCTCGTCGCGGCGGGCACGTTCACCCGCCTGGACCCGGAGAAGAAGCCGAACTCGTTCCACGCCGCCTCCGACCCGACGGACGTCGCCCGGGTCGAGGACCGCACCTACATCTGCTCCGTCGACGAGCGCGACGCCGGTCCCACCAACAACTGGATGGCGCCGGAGGAGATGAAGGAGATCATGCGCGGGCTCTACGCCGGCTGCATGACCGGCCGCACGATGTACGTCGTCCCGTTCGTCATGGGCCACCTCAACGCCGAGCACCCGATGTTCGGGGTCGAGATCACCGACAGCGAGTACGTCGTCGTCTCGATGCGGGTCATGGCCCGCACCGGCGTCAGCGTCCTGCGCCGCATCGAGGAGCTCGACGCCGACTACGTCCCCGCGCTGCACTCGCTCGGCGCCCCGCTGCAGCCCGGCCAGGCCGACGTGCCGTGGCCGTGCAACGAGACGAAGTACATCGTCCAGTTCCCCGAGCAGCGGATGATCTGGTCCTACGGCTCCGGCTACGGCGGCAACGCGCTGCTGGGCAAGAAGTGCTACGCCCTGCGGATCGCCTCGGTCATGGCCCGCGACGAGGGCTGGCTGGCCGAGCACATGCTCATCCTCAAGCTCACCTCGCCGGAGCAGCAGACCTACTACGTCGCCGCCGCGTTCCCCTCGGCCTGCGGCAAGACCAACCTCGCGATGCTCGCGCCCACCATCCCGGGCTGGACGGTCGAGACGCTCGGCGACGACATCGCCTGGATGCGCTTCGGCGAGGACGGCCGGCTCTACGCGGTCAACCCCGAGTTCGGCTTCTTCGGGGTCGCACCGGGCACCAACGAGCACACCAACCCCAACGCGATGCGCACCATCAACCTGGGCAACTCGGTCTTCACCAACGTCGCCCTCACCGACGACGGCGACGTGTGGTGGGAGGGCCTGGAGAACACGCCGGCCCACGCGACGTCGTGGAAGGGCGAGGACTGGACCCCGGACTCGGGAGAGCTGAGCGCGCACGCCAACAGCCGCTACTGCACCCCGATCGAGCAGTGCCCGATCCTCGCCGACGAGTACCACGACCCGCAGGGGGTGCCGATCTCGGCGATCTTCTTCGGCGGTCGCCGCCGCGACACCGTCCCGCTGGTCACCGAGTCGCGCGACTGGGTGCACGGCACCTTCATGGGCGCGACGCTCAGCTCGGAGACGACGGCCGCGGCGACCGGTCAGGTCGGCGTCGTGCGCCGCGACCCGATGGCCATGCTCCCGTTTATCGGGTACGACGCCGCCGACTACTTCCAGCACTGGATCGACCTCGGCAAGGACGCCGACGCCACCAAGCTGCCGAGGATCTTCTACGTCAACTGGTTCCGCCGGGACGACGACGGCGACTTCCTGTGGCCCGGCTTCGGCGAGAACGCCCGCGTCCTCAAGTGGGCCATCGAGCGGATGGAGGGCAAGGCCGCCGCCGTCGAGACCCCGATCGGCCACGTCCCGACGCCCGAGGCGCTCGACACCACCGGCCTCGAGATGACCCCCGAGCAGGTCGAGGCCGCCCTGGCCGTCGACCCCGAGGAGTGGAAGCAGGAGATCCCGCAGATCGAGGAGTGGTTCGCCCGGTTCGAGGGCAACCTGCCGACCCAGCTCCAGGTCGAGCTCGACGGCCTCAAGGCGCGCCTCGGTCTGCTCTGA
- a CDS encoding cold-shock protein, protein MAQGTVKWFNAEKGFGFIAQDGGGPDVFVHYSAIDSGGYRSLDEAQRVEFEVTQGPKGPQAEKVRPV, encoded by the coding sequence ATGGCACAAGGCACCGTGAAGTGGTTCAACGCCGAGAAGGGCTTCGGCTTCATCGCGCAGGACGGCGGCGGCCCCGACGTCTTCGTCCACTACTCCGCGATCGACTCGGGCGGCTACCGCTCGCTCGACGAGGCCCAGCGGGTCGAGTTCGAGGTCACGCAGGGCCCCAAGGGCCCGCAGGCCGAGAAGGTCCGCCCGGTCTGA
- a CDS encoding dienelactone hydrolase family protein — protein sequence MDLIEIPVNDGTAEAYVARPASGSGPGVLLFMDAIGLRPQIARMADRIAGWGYVVLAPNVFWREGSAQETSPTADLREPGAREEFMGSAMGRVGRLTTDQAQPDIAAYLDALAGLDGVVGDKVGVVGYCMGVRLALRAASRHPERVAAVGGFHGGGLVTDEPDSPHLGLANARAEFVLGHADHDGSMPPEAVQALGEALEKAGLRARNEIYPDAPHGYSMADTSMYQEAGAERSFTELEELYRRTLG from the coding sequence ATGGACCTCATCGAGATCCCCGTCAACGACGGGACCGCCGAGGCGTACGTCGCCCGGCCGGCCTCGGGCTCCGGCCCGGGCGTGCTGCTCTTCATGGACGCCATCGGCCTGCGGCCGCAGATCGCGCGGATGGCCGACCGCATCGCCGGGTGGGGGTACGTCGTCCTCGCGCCCAACGTCTTCTGGCGGGAGGGGAGCGCGCAGGAGACCTCGCCGACGGCGGACCTGCGCGAGCCCGGAGCCCGCGAGGAGTTCATGGGCTCGGCCATGGGTCGGGTGGGCCGGCTGACGACCGACCAGGCGCAGCCGGACATCGCGGCGTACCTCGACGCGCTCGCCGGCCTCGACGGCGTCGTCGGCGACAAGGTCGGCGTCGTCGGCTACTGCATGGGGGTGCGGCTCGCCCTGCGGGCCGCCTCGCGGCACCCCGAGCGGGTCGCCGCCGTCGGCGGCTTCCACGGCGGCGGTCTCGTCACCGACGAGCCGGACAGCCCGCACCTGGGGCTGGCCAACGCCCGGGCCGAGTTCGTCCTCGGCCACGCCGACCACGACGGGTCGATGCCCCCGGAGGCCGTGCAGGCCCTCGGCGAGGCGCTCGAGAAGGCCGGCCTGCGGGCGCGCAACGAGATCTACCCCGACGCGCCCCACGGGTACTCGATGGCCGACACGTCCATGTACCAGGAAGCCGGTGCCGAGCGATCCTTCACCGAGCTCGAGGAGCTCTACCGCCGCACCCTGGGCTGA
- a CDS encoding sulfotransferase family protein: MTDDAVRIIGAGWGRTGTTSVAAALERLGAGPVCHMSRMFTHPDEARLWAAYRRGEPALDRLEPFYRSGVDWPFCWAWRELAQRHPDAPVLLTVRDPHEWYASLTTTVHPRSRPGRVFPGDQPAPEGLALVQLVWDTEFGSWEAVLDEEATVAAYERHVADVRATCPPERLVEWSVGDGWEPLARALGVAVPAEPFPHLNARREAAGSADPPRTRADDRG; the protein is encoded by the coding sequence ATGACCGACGACGCGGTGCGGATCATCGGAGCGGGCTGGGGCCGGACGGGGACCACCTCGGTGGCGGCCGCCCTCGAGCGCCTCGGCGCCGGCCCGGTGTGCCACATGAGCCGCATGTTCACCCACCCGGACGAGGCGCGGCTGTGGGCGGCGTACCGGCGCGGGGAGCCCGCGCTCGACCGCCTCGAGCCGTTCTACCGCTCGGGCGTCGACTGGCCGTTCTGCTGGGCCTGGCGCGAGCTGGCGCAGCGCCACCCGGACGCCCCGGTGCTGCTCACCGTCCGCGACCCGCACGAGTGGTACGCCAGTCTCACGACGACCGTCCACCCGCGCAGCCGCCCGGGCCGGGTGTTCCCCGGTGACCAGCCCGCCCCCGAGGGCCTCGCCCTCGTCCAGCTGGTGTGGGACACCGAGTTCGGCTCCTGGGAGGCGGTGCTCGACGAGGAGGCGACCGTGGCGGCGTACGAGCGGCACGTCGCCGACGTGCGCGCCACCTGCCCGCCGGAGCGGCTCGTGGAGTGGAGCGTCGGCGACGGGTGGGAGCCGCTGGCGCGGGCGCTGGGGGTCGCCGTACCGGCGGAGCCGTTCCCGCACCTCAACGCCCGCCGCGAGGCCGCCGGGAGCGCCGACCCTCCCAGGACACGCGCCGACGACCGGGGCTAG
- a CDS encoding response regulator transcription factor, with amino-acid sequence MNKAPAKAPQLQRPDGSAPRVLVVDDEHNLTELLSMALRYEGWEVRSAATGMAAVRTAREFDPDAVALDIMLPDMDGLEVLRRMREHDDRVPVLFLTAKDAVEDRIAGLTAGGDDYVTKPFSLEEVVARLRGLMRRTAILAADADDSRLVVGDLTLDEDSHEVTRGGDSITLTATEFELLRYLMRNPKRVLSKAQILDRVWNYDFGGKANVVELYISYLRKKIDDGREPMIHTMRGVGYVLKPTV; translated from the coding sequence ATGAACAAGGCACCGGCCAAGGCCCCCCAGCTGCAGCGCCCGGACGGGTCGGCCCCGCGCGTGCTCGTCGTCGACGACGAGCACAACCTCACCGAGCTGCTGAGCATGGCGCTGCGCTACGAGGGCTGGGAGGTCCGGTCCGCCGCGACCGGGATGGCGGCGGTGCGGACGGCGCGCGAGTTCGACCCCGACGCGGTCGCCCTCGACATCATGCTCCCCGACATGGACGGCCTCGAGGTCCTGCGCCGGATGCGCGAGCACGACGACCGGGTCCCGGTCCTCTTCCTCACGGCCAAGGACGCCGTCGAGGACCGCATCGCCGGCCTCACCGCCGGCGGCGACGACTACGTGACCAAGCCGTTCAGCCTCGAGGAGGTCGTCGCGCGGCTGCGCGGGCTGATGCGCCGTACGGCGATCCTCGCCGCCGACGCCGACGACAGCCGCCTCGTCGTCGGCGACCTCACCCTCGACGAGGACAGCCACGAGGTCACCCGCGGCGGCGACAGCATCACCCTCACCGCGACCGAGTTCGAGCTGCTGCGCTACCTCATGCGCAACCCCAAGCGGGTGCTGTCGAAGGCGCAGATCCTCGACCGCGTGTGGAACTACGACTTCGGCGGCAAGGCCAACGTCGTCGAGCTCTACATCTCCTACCTGCGCAAGAAGATCGACGACGGCCGCGAACCGATGATCCACACGATGCGAGGCGTGGGGTATGTCCTCAAGCCCACTGTCTGA
- a CDS encoding sensor histidine kinase, whose amino-acid sequence MSSSPLSEGDTPTFYSSPPAPRFVSGAVPPEGHRASPYGVVRGWGRAVASPHRWPLRTKIVVAMLALFTVVTMAIGAASVIALRNYLYAQMDQQLMSTLQRPPPLEPNCGNGDESYRGPGNEGLIAVQSIDSSAAQGCASDNDNQRSQLTFAQLSEIFAAGLREPTNVALPSLGEYRLVAAQATIRGTNTVVTVVVGLPTMPVERVLARMTTIVVLGVLGGLLVVLVAGTYIVRRSLRPLDRVAATATRVSHLPLDRGQVDLSERVPEEDTDPRTEVGQVGLALNEMLEHIDGALQARHRSEERVRQFVADASHELRTPLASIRGYAELTRREPEPVPASVTHAIGRIESEGVRMSSLVEDLLLLARLDAGRPLETETVDLSLLLVNAVSDAHAAAPEHVWELDLPDEPVEVPGDGSRLHQIVANLLANARTHTDPGTIVQTSLAREGDRVRITVHDDGPGVPTSLQANVFQRFARGDTSRNRAGGSTGLGLSIVAAVAQAHGGTVELRSQPGDTTFSVLLPAPA is encoded by the coding sequence ATGTCCTCAAGCCCACTGTCTGAGGGCGACACCCCCACCTTCTACTCCAGCCCGCCCGCACCGCGGTTCGTCTCCGGCGCCGTGCCGCCGGAGGGTCACCGCGCGTCGCCGTACGGCGTCGTCCGCGGCTGGGGCCGGGCGGTGGCCAGCCCCCACCGCTGGCCGCTGCGCACGAAGATCGTCGTCGCGATGCTGGCCCTGTTCACCGTCGTGACGATGGCCATCGGGGCGGCCTCCGTCATCGCGCTGCGCAACTACCTCTACGCGCAGATGGACCAGCAGCTGATGTCCACGCTGCAGCGCCCGCCGCCGCTCGAGCCCAACTGCGGCAACGGCGACGAGAGCTACCGCGGCCCGGGCAACGAGGGCCTCATCGCCGTGCAGTCGATCGACAGCTCGGCCGCGCAGGGCTGTGCCTCGGACAACGACAACCAGCGCTCACAGCTCACCTTCGCGCAGCTGTCCGAGATCTTCGCCGCGGGGCTGCGCGAGCCGACCAACGTCGCCCTGCCGTCGCTCGGCGAGTACCGACTGGTCGCCGCGCAGGCGACCATCCGCGGGACGAACACGGTCGTGACCGTCGTGGTGGGTCTGCCGACCATGCCGGTCGAGCGGGTCCTCGCCCGCATGACGACCATCGTCGTCCTCGGTGTCCTGGGCGGCCTGCTCGTCGTCCTCGTCGCGGGAACCTACATCGTGCGACGCAGCCTGCGCCCGCTCGACCGGGTCGCCGCGACGGCGACCCGGGTCAGCCACCTGCCGCTCGACCGCGGTCAGGTCGACCTGTCCGAGCGGGTGCCCGAGGAGGACACCGACCCGCGGACCGAGGTCGGACAGGTGGGCCTCGCCCTCAACGAGATGCTCGAGCACATCGACGGCGCGCTGCAGGCCCGGCACCGCAGCGAGGAGCGGGTCCGGCAGTTCGTCGCCGACGCGAGCCACGAGCTCCGGACCCCGCTCGCCTCGATCCGCGGCTACGCCGAGCTGACCCGTCGCGAGCCGGAGCCGGTGCCGGCGTCGGTCACCCACGCCATCGGGCGGATCGAGTCCGAGGGCGTGCGGATGAGCTCGCTCGTCGAGGACCTGCTGCTGCTCGCGCGGCTCGACGCCGGCCGGCCGCTGGAGACCGAGACCGTCGACCTCAGCCTCCTGCTCGTCAACGCGGTCAGCGACGCGCACGCCGCGGCGCCCGAGCACGTCTGGGAGCTCGACCTGCCCGACGAGCCGGTCGAGGTGCCGGGTGACGGCTCGCGGCTGCACCAGATCGTCGCGAACCTGCTGGCCAACGCCCGCACCCACACCGACCCGGGGACGATCGTGCAGACCAGCCTCGCCCGCGAAGGCGACCGGGTGCGGATCACGGTGCACGACGACGGGCCGGGCGTGCCGACGTCGTTGCAGGCCAACGTCTTCCAGCGCTTCGCCCGCGGTGACACCTCGCGCAACCGCGCCGGGGGCAGCACCGGTCTCGGCCTGTCCATCGTGGCCGCCGTGGCCCAGGCGCACGGCGGCACCGTCGAGCTGCGCTCGCAGCCGGGGGACACGACGTTCTCGGTCCTGCTGCCCGCCCCCGCCTGA
- a CDS encoding CGNR zinc finger domain-containing protein: MQFDSHVRTLLAAACALVDGLTPGHDGTTPYDVPRGPAAVAAARAALVSQGRASRVTAAQAAELAGWAERVRAVFAAGDAGRVDEAARLVNALLDDTSARPRLDRFDDGWSLHFHGPDDGVVLGWMAGIASALALVVGSAWAGRLGVCDADPCDRVFLDETRNGTRRYCSPRCQSRVKAAAHRARAAT; this comes from the coding sequence GTGCAGTTCGACAGTCACGTGCGGACCCTGCTCGCCGCCGCCTGCGCGCTGGTCGACGGGCTGACGCCCGGGCACGACGGCACGACGCCGTACGACGTCCCGCGCGGTCCGGCCGCGGTCGCGGCGGCCCGGGCGGCCCTGGTGTCGCAGGGCCGGGCGAGCCGGGTGACGGCGGCCCAGGCCGCCGAGCTGGCCGGGTGGGCGGAACGGGTCCGGGCGGTGTTCGCCGCCGGTGACGCGGGCCGGGTCGACGAGGCGGCACGGCTGGTCAACGCGCTGCTCGACGACACCTCGGCGCGCCCGCGGCTCGACCGGTTCGACGACGGCTGGAGCCTGCACTTCCACGGTCCCGACGACGGCGTCGTCCTCGGGTGGATGGCGGGGATCGCGTCGGCCCTCGCCCTCGTCGTGGGCAGCGCGTGGGCGGGCCGGCTCGGGGTCTGCGACGCCGACCCGTGCGACCGGGTCTTCCTCGACGAGACGAGGAACGGCACCCGACGCTACTGCTCACCGCGCTGCCAGAGCCGGGTCAAGGCGGCGGCGCACCGCGCCCGCGCCGCGACCTGA
- a CDS encoding MFS transporter, which yields MTTETHDASHASTTAPRWRDLPAPLWALVVARAVNRVGAFTLPFLGVVLVDRLGTSAAVAGALVALFGVATIPSRLLGGVLADRLGPVPTMTVGLVGCAVGQLQVAAAGGLAAAAVGVVVLGLAFEVYEPPSQALVADLVGDRLRPIAYGALSAALAGAGLVAGPLAVRLGGIDVRGLLVADAVSCLVAAGLVVAVVRPALRHHAASPASGTSAPPTADLSDAPAPSTPATTPSPTSPWRDRRLLVLLAAGTAFATVYLALVTVLPLALPRIGQPPEHAGLVVTVAAVVVVAGQPLLRWGPLRPTARALVVGYLLLAFGLALLAVAHDLTTVLLAAVVWSLGDLLLLGHLLSLVSGLAPAGARARWLAAYGLSWGVATALAPLLGTQLLVHGGPALLWGTLAVVALGLAALQPALARPRTP from the coding sequence ATGACTACCGAAACCCATGATGCCAGTCACGCGTCCACCACCGCACCCCGGTGGCGCGACCTGCCGGCGCCGCTCTGGGCGCTCGTCGTCGCCCGGGCGGTCAACCGGGTCGGCGCCTTCACGCTCCCCTTCCTCGGGGTCGTGCTCGTCGACCGGCTGGGCACCTCCGCGGCGGTCGCCGGCGCGCTCGTCGCCCTCTTCGGCGTGGCGACGATCCCGTCGCGGCTGCTCGGCGGGGTGCTGGCCGACCGCCTGGGCCCGGTCCCGACGATGACCGTCGGCCTGGTCGGCTGCGCCGTCGGCCAGCTCCAGGTCGCCGCCGCCGGGGGCCTCGCGGCGGCGGCCGTCGGGGTGGTCGTCCTCGGGCTGGCCTTCGAGGTCTACGAGCCGCCCAGCCAGGCCCTCGTCGCCGACCTCGTGGGCGACCGCCTGCGCCCGATCGCGTACGGCGCCCTCTCGGCGGCCCTGGCGGGGGCGGGGCTGGTCGCCGGTCCGCTCGCGGTGCGGCTCGGCGGGATCGACGTGCGCGGGCTGCTCGTCGCCGACGCGGTCAGCTGCCTCGTCGCCGCCGGCCTCGTCGTGGCCGTCGTCCGCCCCGCGCTGCGCCACCACGCTGCGTCCCCTGCGTCCGGGACGTCGGCGCCTCCGACCGCCGACCTCTCGGACGCACCCGCTCCGTCGACCCCGGCCACCACCCCATCGCCGACGTCGCCGTGGCGCGACCGACGGCTGCTCGTGCTGCTCGCGGCCGGGACGGCGTTCGCGACCGTCTACCTGGCCCTGGTCACCGTCCTGCCGCTCGCGCTGCCGCGGATCGGCCAGCCGCCGGAGCACGCCGGGCTCGTCGTCACCGTCGCCGCGGTCGTCGTCGTCGCCGGCCAGCCGCTGCTGCGCTGGGGACCGCTGCGCCCGACCGCCCGCGCCCTCGTCGTCGGGTACCTGCTGCTGGCCTTCGGGCTCGCCCTCCTCGCGGTCGCCCACGACCTGACGACGGTCCTGCTCGCGGCCGTGGTCTGGTCGCTCGGCGACCTGCTGCTCCTCGGCCACCTGCTCTCGCTCGTCAGCGGCCTCGCCCCGGCCGGCGCCCGGGCGCGGTGGCTCGCCGCGTACGGCCTGTCGTGGGGCGTCGCCACCGCCCTCGCCCCGCTGCTCGGCACGCAGCTGCTGGTGCACGGCGGACCCGCGCTGCTGTGGGGCACGCTCGCGGTCGTCGCCCTGGGCCTCGCCGCGCTCCAGCCGGCGCTCGCGCGACCCCGTACCCCCTAG